A genomic region of Pyrus communis chromosome 14, drPyrComm1.1, whole genome shotgun sequence contains the following coding sequences:
- the LOC137715598 gene encoding uncharacterized protein: MAAALECWSGRASADEDMVEQGLMRTHDRSEGATAEPESSTGAGVKDSSAMQKKLQRLSRNVSEAIASLKNSLNLDSASESATASFGKIESSRKLVWGSVVRNLTQLYPGSQLPEKLVSNIRKHYDSLPLSYAQAGFEMKEVFLHIKLIEEASLDGHPAMLIQEVSDLEAQGSVFKLTFACNCSISWPLMSGALDNDLICYKKMQIFEKKGCTIGVVLLMVEAGEDKLFRNRVENALKSAIRKPKSSTVKLAFGLCGCQEENIKGREVEDIDDDIGEQNYRNGFEISSHMIQLPNPLPTSSVVVSVDEWQTIQSGGDGIGKWLLNSDNFDFVDQIGPNSYKGVYKGKKVGIEKLKGCDKGNSYDFELRRDLLELMTCGNKNILQFYGVCIDDNHGLCVVTKLMEGGSVYDLMLKKKKLQTKDILRIAVDVAEGVKFMNDHGVAYRDLNTQRILLDRHGNASLGDMGIVAACQSVGDAMEYETDGYRWLAPEIIAGDPECVSETWMSNVYSFGMVIWEMVTGEAAYAACSPVQAAVGIAACGLRPEIPKDCPQILKSLMTKCWNNSPSKRPQFSEILSTLLQSSNSNR; the protein is encoded by the exons ATGGCTGCAGCGCTGGAGTGCTGGTCCGGCCGAGCGAGCGCGGACGAGGACATGGTGGAGCAGGGGCTGATGAGGACGCATGACAGATCGGAGGGTGCGACGGCGGAGCCGGAGAGTTCGACTGGCGCTGGAGTGAAGGATTCGTCCGCGATGCAGAAGAAGCTGCAGAGGCTCAGCCGGAACGTATCCGAGGCCATCGCGTCGCTCAAGAACTCGCTGAATCTCGACTCGGCGAGTGAATCGGCGACGGCGTCGTTTGGAAAGATCGAGAGCTCGAGGAAGTTGGTGTGGGGGAGTGTGGTGCGAAACCTCACGCAGCTCTACCCTGGCAGTCAGCTGCCGGAGAAGCTCGTCTCCAACATTCGCAAGCATTACGATTCTCTTCCCCTCAG TTATGCTCAGGCGGGGTTCGAAATGAAAGAAGTGTTTCTTCATATAAAATTGATAGAGGAGGCATCATTGGATGGGCATCCTGCAATGTTGATTCAAGAGGTGTCTGACCTGGAGGCTCAGGGGTCTGTGTTCAAGCTCACATTTGCTTGTAATTGTTCGATTTCATGGCCATTGATGTCCGGTGCACTCGATAATGATTTGATTTGCTACAAGAAGATGCAGATTTTTGAGAAGAAAGGGTGTACTATTGGTGTTGTTCTTCTTATGGTTGAAGCTGGAGAAGATAAATTGTTCAGAAACCGGGTTGAAAATGCTTTGAAGTCGGCCATAAGGAAGCCCAAATCGAGCACAGTGAAGCTCGCATTTGGGCTATGTGGGTGTCAAGAAGAGAATATTAAGGGGAGGGAGGTGGAGGATATTGACGACGACATTGGTGAACAAAACTATAGGAATGGGTTTGAGATTTCCAGCCACATGATTCAGCTTCCGAATCCTCTACCCACTTCGTCAGTTGTTGTATCAGTAGACGAATGGCAGACAATCCAATCTGGCGGGGATGGGATAGGAAAGTGGCTGTTGAACTCTGATAATTTCGACTTTGTTGATCAGATTGGACCCAATTCATATAAGGGAGTGTACAAGGGGAAAAAGGTTGGAATTGAGAAGCTTAAAGGGTGCGACAAGGGGAATTCCTATGACTTTGAACTCCGAAGAGATCTTTTGGAGCTCATGACATGTGGGAACAAGAACATTCTGCAATTTTATGGTGTTTGCATCGATGACAATCATGGGTTGTGCGTTGTTACGAAGCTGATGGAAGGTGGATCAGTATATGACTTGATGCTTAAGAAAAAGAAGCTTCAGACTAAGGACATATTAAGGATTGCTGTTGATGTAGCAGAGGGAGTCAAGTTCATGAATGACCACGGCGTTGCATATAGAGACCTCAACACACAGCGAATATTATTGGATCGACATGGGAATGCTTCCTTAGGTGACATGGGTATAGTTGCTGCTTGCCAAAGTGTTGGTGACGCAATGGAGTATGAGACTGATGGATACCGGTGGCTAGCTCCCGAG ATCATCGCTGGTGATCCAGAGTGTGTAAGCGAGACATGGATGAGTAATGTGTACAGTTTCGGGATGGTAATTTGGGAGATGGTCACTGGTGAGGCAGCATATGCCGCATGTTCACCGGTCCAAGCAGCAGTCGGGATCGCTGCCTGTGGCCTCAGACCCGAGATTCCGAAGGACTGCCCACAAATTCTGAAGTCCTTGATGACCAAGTGCTGGAACAATTCACCGTCAAAGCGCCCTCAGTTCTCGGAAATCCTATCAACTTTGCTGCAATCAAGCAACAGTAATAGGTGA